AATATGCCTATTGCAGAGCCAATATATTCATAAAATAGTATATATTAAAAAGTTAAAAGCACTACTCACTACCATATCTTTACTTTTTTTGAGTATATATAACCTTTGCTAGTTTTTACGCCTAATTTATTTACAACTACTACTAAACTCCATTGGTTCTATATGGTTTCATCGTTTTTTCAAACCCAAATTATTCATTTTTTCTTCTAAGTCTGTTTTACTTAAATTAAGTGCAGTAGCTGTTTTAGCTGTATTCCAATCATTTTGAGCTAATTTACTTTCAATAAAACTGCGTTCCATATAATCTAAAAACTGTTGTGTATCATTGAAGTTATCAAACTGTATTGTGTTTTTAGTTGCTTCACTCTTACTTACATTAGCATAATCAATTACATCTTGAACTTCTATTTGTTTATCAGACATAATAATCAGTCGTTCAATTACATTTCTCAACTCTCTGATGTTTCCTGTCCAGTTTTTTTCTTGCAAAGCAGCAACAGCTTTAGGTTCAATTTTCTTTTTGCTCATGCCATATTCTTTGCAAATATCTTCTAAGAAATAGTCTGCTAATTGCGGAATATCATCTTTTCTGTCGTTTAAACTTGGCACATGAATTAAAATCACACTCAATCTATGGTATAAGTCTAATCTAAATCTATTGCTATCTGCTTCTTTAATTAAATCTTTGTTGGTAGCAGCTACAATTCTTACATCAACAGTAATGTCTTTATCGCCACCAACTCTAGTAATTTTATTTTCTTGTAATGCTCTTAATACTTTAGCTTGAGCTTCTAAACTCATATCACCAATTTCATCAAGAAAAAGTGTGCCACCATTAGCTTGTTCAAACTTTCCAATTCTTTGTTTTACAGCAGAAGTGAAAGCTCCTTTTTCGTGTCCAAATAATTCGCTCTCTATTAATTCTGATGGAATAGCAGCACAATTGACCTCGATTAATGGTCCGTTTGCTCTATTGCTCTGTTCATGTATCCATCTGGCAACCAATTCTTTACCTACACCATTTTCACCAGTTACTAGCACTCTAGCTTCGGTTGGTGCAACTTTAGCAATGGTTTCTTTAATTTTTAAAATAGGCATTGAGTCACCTACAATATCTTTAGATTTAGCAATCCTCTTTCTAAGAATCTTAGTTTCAGAAACTAAGTTAGCTTTGTCCATTGCATTTCTAACGGTAATTAACAAACGGTTTAAGTCTGGTGGTTTTGGAATGTAATCGAAAGCACCTTTTTTTACTGCTTCTACAGCTGTTTCAATATTTCCATGTCCAGATAAAACAATCACAGGAATATCGATAGCTTGTTCTTGCATTGCTGAAAGTACTTCTATACCATCTTTTTTAGGCATTTTTACATCTAAGATAATTACATCGTATTTGTTTTTTACTATTTTTGCTAGACCATCTTCACCGTCGACAGCTTCTTCAATTTCAAATTTTTCGTATTCTAATATTTCTTTAAGCGTTCTTCTTATCGCTTTTTCGTCATCTACAATTAATATTTTTGCCATAGTTATTTATTCTTCCTCAAATTTTATTCCAAAAAAAGTAGGTTCATAAGCCGAGTTCTGTTTCTACACTATCATTTATCTTGGTTAATTATTACTAATTAACTCTAGCTATCTAC
Above is a genomic segment from Chitinophagales bacterium containing:
- a CDS encoding sigma-54-dependent Fis family transcriptional regulator; this translates as MAKILIVDDEKAIRRTLKEILEYEKFEIEEAVDGEDGLAKIVKNKYDVIILDVKMPKKDGIEVLSAMQEQAIDIPVIVLSGHGNIETAVEAVKKGAFDYIPKPPDLNRLLITVRNAMDKANLVSETKILRKRIAKSKDIVGDSMPILKIKETIAKVAPTEARVLVTGENGVGKELVARWIHEQSNRANGPLIEVNCAAIPSELIESELFGHEKGAFTSAVKQRIGKFEQANGGTLFLDEIGDMSLEAQAKVLRALQENKITRVGGDKDITVDVRIVAATNKDLIKEADSNRFRLDLYHRLSVILIHVPSLNDRKDDIPQLADYFLEDICKEYGMSKKKIEPKAVAALQEKNWTGNIRELRNVIERLIIMSDKQIEVQDVIDYANVSKSEATKNTIQFDNFNDTQQFLDYMERSFIESKLAQNDWNTAKTATALNLSKTDLEEKMNNLGLKKR